CATTTCCTTCCCAGCCACAGTGATCGAAAGGAAGATCCATGAAAGCGGTTGCCCGTCTCCGTCCTCTCCCGATTAATCAGGCTGAGGCGTTGCAGGATATAGAAATTTCCACACCGATCGCTGAACCCAAGGACTTGTTGGTGAGAGTCGAGGCGGTTTCCGTCAATCCCGTGGATACCAAGATGCGCCGGCAGAACAGTCCTCCAGACAAAAAGGAGCCGCCGCGGGTCTTAGGATGGGATGCGGCGGGAGTTGTTGAGCGTATCGGGTCCGAGGTCAAGCGGTTTCGACCTGGGGATGAGGTATTTTATGCGGGAAGTCTGATTCGCCCTGGGTGCAATAGCGAATTTCACCTGGTTGATGAACGAATTGCCGCGCATAAACCGAAAACCTGGACGATGGCTCAATCTGCTGCCCTTCCGCTGACCGCCATTACCGCATATGAAGCGTTATTCGATCGAATGGGGATTGCCCAACATGGAAGGGGTGAGAGGGAATCCATTCTGATTATTGGCGGGGCCGGTGGAGTGGGATCTATCGCGATTCAAATCGCCAAATTGGTGAAACTGCATGTTGTGGCCACAGCCTCGCGAGCGGAGTCGGAAGCCTGGTGCAAGAAAATGGGTGCCGATCTGGTGATTGATCATTCCCGGCCCATGGTTCCTCAATTGCAGCAGATGGGGTATCCGACGGTGGAGTATATTCTGAATACCTCATCTACCGAACAGCATTGGATGGCCATGGCCGAGGCCATTAAACCGCAAGGCCGCCTGTGCGGGATTGTGGACACCATGGAGCCGGTGGACCTCAATGTTCTCAAACGAAAAAGCGCGACATTTTCATGGGAGTTTATGTTCACCCGGTCCATGTATCACACCGAAGATTTGGTTCGGCAGCATGAACTGTTGACCCAGGTCGCTGAATGGATTGAACAAGGTCATATCCAGCCCACACTCACCGAAACCCTTTCCCCTATTACCGCAGCCAATCTGCGGCATGCTCATGCCAAACTGGAAGAAGGGCGAATGATTGGCAAATTTGTCCTGACAGGGTGGCCTGCATGACGTAGGCGGTTGGTCCCTCGCTTCTATGGGAATAGCCAATGCCTCAGGGCGTCGATGCCTTGCCACGGACCTGCT
This DNA window, taken from Nitrospiraceae bacterium, encodes the following:
- a CDS encoding zinc-binding alcohol dehydrogenase family protein, coding for MKAVARLRPLPINQAEALQDIEISTPIAEPKDLLVRVEAVSVNPVDTKMRRQNSPPDKKEPPRVLGWDAAGVVERIGSEVKRFRPGDEVFYAGSLIRPGCNSEFHLVDERIAAHKPKTWTMAQSAALPLTAITAYEALFDRMGIAQHGRGERESILIIGGAGGVGSIAIQIAKLVKLHVVATASRAESEAWCKKMGADLVIDHSRPMVPQLQQMGYPTVEYILNTSSTEQHWMAMAEAIKPQGRLCGIVDTMEPVDLNVLKRKSATFSWEFMFTRSMYHTEDLVRQHELLTQVAEWIEQGHIQPTLTETLSPITAANLRHAHAKLEEGRMIGKFVLTGWPA